A region of the Coriobacteriia bacterium genome:
GAGGCGCAGGCCTTCGGTCAGCTCGGTGCCGACGGTGACGACCGCAGCTGTCACGCGCGGGTCTCCGGCTCGCTCCACGGCCCGGTGATGATGTCCCGTGCGTGGTAGAAGTAGTCGAGCATGGAGGCGATGGTCGCCAGGAGCGCGATCGCCATGACGGTCCACGCGAGCCAGGTGAACGCGGCAGCCGCGGTGGCGCCCGCGTACGTCTCGAGCAGCGGGGAGTCCTTCACGATGAAGCCGACGATGGCGCATATCTGGAGGACGGTCTTGACCTTGCCGTACGACGAAGCCGCGATCACCCTCCCCTCGGCGACCGCGACCATCCGCAGCCCCGAGACTATGAGTTCGCGGCTGACGATGACGATGGCGATCCAGGCGGGCAGCTTCCCGAGATCGACGAGGGCGACTAGGGCGGCCGTGACGAGGAGCTTGTCGGCGAGCGGGTCGATCAGCTTCCCGAACGTCGTGACCTCGTTTCGGGAGCGCGCGAGATACCCGTCCACCGCATCGGTCGCGGCGAGCATGGTGAAGACCAGCGCCGCGAGCCAGGGTCCCCAGGTGGGCATCCTCCCGAGGAGGATGACGAGGAAGACCGGTATGAAGACCATTCGCGCAAGGGTGACGCGGTTCGCCCAGTTGAGCCGATTCAACATCCGATGACCTCGCCGAATAGATCGTAGCCGGCCGAGTCGACGATGCGTGCGCGGAGGATCTCTCCGGGCACGGCCGACGCGTCCAACGATACCACTCCATCCACCTCCGGAGCCTGGCCGCACGTGCGGCCGACGGTGGCTCCGTCCTCGTCTTCGCCGTCCACAAGCACTTCGACGACGCTGTCGACCCGCGATGCGGCGATCTCGAATCCTATGGCGTCGCAGATGTCG
Encoded here:
- the pgsA gene encoding CDP-diacylglycerol--glycerol-3-phosphate 3-phosphatidyltransferase; translated protein: MLNRLNWANRVTLARMVFIPVFLVILLGRMPTWGPWLAALVFTMLAATDAVDGYLARSRNEVTTFGKLIDPLADKLLVTAALVALVDLGKLPAWIAIVIVSRELIVSGLRMVAVAEGRVIAASSYGKVKTVLQICAIVGFIVKDSPLLETYAGATAAAAFTWLAWTVMAIALLATIASMLDYFYHARDIITGPWSEPETRA